ATATCAACTTCCTAATTTTTTGATATGGCCTTTCTGAAACGCCTGGGGTACTACATGATAGGCCTGACTATAGGAATTATTTTCCTCACCCTTTTCCTAAAAAAGAAGACCTCTGAAACCGGCACGGAATTCTGCTATTTTCCCAACTGCAGGGTCCTTAAAGAACTTCGTTCCAAACCCCTTAGTTACTCAGCCGAGATTCAGGAAATGATCAATGCGCTTGAGGTGGATACGCTTGAGATTCAAAATGTCCTTCGTGATGGTGATGTGAAGTTCTCAGAAAGCAACACCGAAGCCCAACCCTGTAAATTGTTCCTGGTGGAAGGCAGTATCAATAAAAATGAGGCCGCTCTCCTATTTAAGAACTGCGACAGCCTCACCATTCTGGAGTCTATAGCCATCATCCCCGACTAGCAGTAACACCTTTAGACATGCTTCTTTTTTTATACTTCATATAGGTACCCATCAGCTGATCCCAAAAGGTAAAGTACAAGCCGTAGTTCACTCTTGCATTCTGGTGATGGTGATTGTGGTCTGTGGGTGTAATCTGCCAGGTCCCTATTCTCAGGCCTTTGGGATCATATCCCAAATGAATATAAACATCATATAGCGTCATAAAACTTATAAAAGCGATCAGGGTATACTGATGCCAGGGAAGGCAGAAAATAATAACAGGAATCACTCCCATACTTAAAAACGCTTCAAAAGGATGAAAGGAAAAAGCAGCCCAGGGCGTTGGGTTGGTAAACTGATGATGAACCTTGTGGATATAACGAAAGAGTGATTTATGATGTATGAGCCTGTGTGTCCAGTAGAAATACGTATCGTGCAGGAAAATCATTAATATAAAACTCAAGATAGCATAAGATAAACCGTAATCAGAAATCTTATCGTAGTGCATGGTCATTCCATTTTGTACCCAGGCTGTACCAAACCAAATTCCCGCACCATAGATAAAGAGAGTGATAAGAGAATAAAAGATCTCCTTCCCTATTTTTTGGGCCTTGGGAGGATGTGCCTGAATTTTAGCCCGCTTCCATCCCTTACCGGGCATTACATAGAAAATGAGAAATGGAATTCCAGCCAGGATCAGATACCGCAGGACAAAAAGCAGGGATACCAGAATCCAGATTTCTACTGATGGTTGTATAACTTCCATAATCAGAATTCAGGACAGCCTCTGAGCATCAGTTGTTCAAGCTTCTCATCGATATCCGCATCGAGTATATTTCCAGACTTCCGATGGCAAAAAGTACAAGGATTAATATCCCCGTCTGTATCGATATACAATCCCCTGTTGCCACCACTAAAACAACCCTGCCTTCTTTGATAATACGCGTGATAAGTGATGATAGGATAGGACAGATAGTCCTTGGAAAAATTCATTTTCAAAAAAGTTTCTTCCAATAGCTTCATCTGGCCATCGCTTAAAGCCACTTCCTCGTTTTTGTAATGTCCAACAGATTTTGGTTCCAGGAATTGTACAAAATGAACGCCTGCTTCCTTAGCCAAATCCATATATTTCATAATGTGATCTTCTTTTACAAAATCCCGGGTCATGCAAATTGAAAAGGCCACCACCAGGCCGTTATTTATTGCATTTTTGGCCCCTGTGGTCGCCCAATAAAAGGCATCCTTATAATTCCTGAACCTATTGTGGGCTTCTGCTTTAAAATGATCAAGGCTGATAAAAACTCCGGTAAGTCCTGCTTGTTTTAATTTCCTTGTATTGGCATCGGTGAGCTTTAAGCCAGAAGTATTCATCCAGAAATTGGATTCTTTTGGGGCATTTTTGAGGATAGAAATTACCGTGTCGAGTTTTAGCATTGGCTCTCCCCCGGTTAAATGAATTT
This DNA window, taken from Muriicola soli, encodes the following:
- a CDS encoding DUF4258 domain-containing protein, translating into MAFLKRLGYYMIGLTIGIIFLTLFLKKKTSETGTEFCYFPNCRVLKELRSKPLSYSAEIQEMINALEVDTLEIQNVLRDGDVKFSESNTEAQPCKLFLVEGSINKNEAALLFKNCDSLTILESIAIIPD
- a CDS encoding sterol desaturase family protein, producing MEVIQPSVEIWILVSLLFVLRYLILAGIPFLIFYVMPGKGWKRAKIQAHPPKAQKIGKEIFYSLITLFIYGAGIWFGTAWVQNGMTMHYDKISDYGLSYAILSFILMIFLHDTYFYWTHRLIHHKSLFRYIHKVHHQFTNPTPWAAFSFHPFEAFLSMGVIPVIIFCLPWHQYTLIAFISFMTLYDVYIHLGYDPKGLRIGTWQITPTDHNHHHQNARVNYGLYFTFWDQLMGTYMKYKKRSMSKGVTASRG
- a CDS encoding radical SAM/SPASM domain-containing protein translates to MLFNRRNTEALTLSGALEPALDHDVQISEVGPKKTLPSSLISGKQKNWVHLKLKLTLIKIIIRQYNNPLDWFKGLRFLISLRRQFLGDHSLRKMAFVDGKYYMGLYTPGWNDKIYERFIATELKHFKKNKTNAFRFNHVFLAITKKCALRCEHCYEWDNLNKKEVRTKEDLQATVQKLQDFGTAQIHLTGGEPMLKLDTVISILKNAPKESNFWMNTSGLKLTDANTRKLKQAGLTGVFISLDHFKAEAHNRFRNYKDAFYWATTGAKNAINNGLVVAFSICMTRDFVKEDHIMKYMDLAKEAGVHFVQFLEPKSVGHYKNEEVALSDGQMKLLEETFLKMNFSKDYLSYPIITYHAYYQRRQGCFSGGNRGLYIDTDGDINPCTFCHRKSGNILDADIDEKLEQLMLRGCPEF